Part of the Lolium rigidum isolate FL_2022 chromosome 6, APGP_CSIRO_Lrig_0.1, whole genome shotgun sequence genome, accccgttcatcatcggcgcaccaagcacatagagttggacatccactttgttcgtgagcaagttgccctcggtcgcgttcgagttcttcacgtaccgacgtctcagcagtttgccgatatcatgacgaagggattgccatccacgacttttcctgagtttcgctccagtttatgtgtcggtgccgacccttcgactgcggggagggggggggggttcagtaacatattgtataggtataggtccccgtgttttctcaggattgtacctgtaattgtacatgtgtccgcctatatatacatgagcagccggccctattggtgctgtgcaatctccaataactaTTCTACATTTAGCAAATCGGTTGTAtggctatagcccgctatagcccggctatagcctttcatagCTTCAAAAAAATCCGCGGCTATCGGCTATAGGCGGCTATTTTAACCAGAGATGATAATCCACAATTTCTTGAACCCCATCTTCGTAGTATTCTGCAGCAAAAGTCTCTGCATATATGTCAGCATTCAATTCCTTGCATTGCATTACCCATTCATTGACATGCCGAGTCATGATTTAACATAGTCAACCCATCCAACGATTGGTTTCCTGGCTGGCACCAATGCATCAACATGTCCTTAAGTGTAATCTGGGCAGTCCAAGTTTGTCAACCTCAATTGAAGAGGTCCCCTCtgaggcatctccaacgggacgattCAAATGGGCACGCCCGTGGGTTCGTTTACGTTTGTTTGGGTGGGTGCGTGGACAGTGGCCGGAGTCCGTCCGGCTGTCTAGATCGTGCACCTAACACTAATAGAAAAAGGACTTTCAGTCCCGGtgcatttgggcctttagtcccggtttttgaACTGGACCaaataggcgggactaaaggctcgatcctttagtcccggttgtaaaacaaaccggaactaaaggttATGGATATTTTTTTTAACGAAatacttttagtcccggttggtgttacaaatcGGGACTAAAGTTCATTTCTCTCGACGCATGCCCGCAGCCCATGTgacgggacctttagtcccggtttgtaacaccaaccgggactaaaagctatttcgttaatttttttattcatttttatttttctaattattttttcgctcccctttttctatttttttgagaatttctagaatttcagttatttgacaaatttagtctctaactacacttaatctttagtcaaattacttacccgtggtcaaacttcccgctcggtcacccatcctcccactaatccaccactagcatgcttaacttccaagttcattTCCCGTCCcgtttccaagtgcttcgcgcgcattttgtgatactagtatcatatcaatcctattaacatgttggtcgatatcacacttatttattgtttgaattccaaataattattttaataaacaaaaataatgtcgtaataacatgttgtggtaattgtattataattttaaaaaaatttaaatattAAATTTTCAATATGTATTATAAttgtttttaatttttaatttttaaatatttttttgccaaacttgaaaatttgaaaatctaaaattggctaactttatggttaagtaatagtgatctttatgcatgatgtaattattattttaaaattttagaaaatataaaatcctgaatttctgcCAAAAACTAAAATATTCCAgcttcgtattttcatttgaaattttgagaatctaaaaattggctaaccgggtaaactctggtgaattcggatgtaactttttcccacgatgattttgatatattatacgttttttccaacgtcgcatttttcaaactttttttgcaaaaaaagtgaaaattcgaatttcttaatttcaacGAATAGTAGGTTCGTAACgtacaggaatctcaaaagattttattgtttgaattttctatcattttattttatattttatagtgctaaaaaaggcgaatcgggactaaagggttttcacgATGAACCAGGACCAATGTCCCCCATTAATCCTGGTTCATTTTTAAACCGGGATTAAAGCTCCCGGGGGTGCCGGACAAAagacatgttttctactagtgtaacgCAGCGTCCACCCATTTTGCCAATGTGATCAATATGTGATCTCTTTCTTTGAAAACTAGGTTATTTAGCCACACAAATTTATAAATAACATCTAAAAAAACatagaataatatcaaataaaatgtagCATTAGCAACAAACGAAATGTGACATAGTTACAACAAGGAACAAATAtgaaaattacaaattgagattgtcaactcaattgTTCGGTCTAGGATCTCCtctgcctcttctcgaaccaagctcttttCACCTCGTTCATGGCGGTCAAGTCGGCGGTCATGATCATATGGTCCTCGGTTTGGCGTTTCAGCTCAACTTCTTTctccttcagctccacctctttgtcCCTTGACGCTGCAATGAGCTCCAATTATTTCTCTTCGAGCTCCACTTCCCTAGCCCTCGTCTTGGTTGGTCTCATCAATCTCAAGCTTCCTCTTTTGGACATCGTAGTagttcttcatgtccttttccttctCTTGGCgcttcctctcatccctcttgtccgtgaacATCTCTTTTTCAGCATACAAGTCCTTCAAGGTGCCGACCAAATGCATGGCCGAAGCACCACGCTTCATTTCAGccttggttgccttgtggcctcTTGGACGGCTTGCACGAGAAGTGGAACTTCCGCAAGGCtgaccaccatcaaggtcaacgaccgtggcatctttggcagTCTTGCTGCCAATCAAGCTTGCCATGTACGTCTCGTACCCCTCGTTGAACTTGTGGGTGTCCCGGAGATCCTTCCAATAATGAGAGAAGGCAAAGGTCCTTCCTTCATTCACCGTTTGAAGTAATCCATAGCTTGCCACACCTAGAGAAAAGAGATACAACAATGACAAACGTCTGTGCAAACAACGAAAGAACAAGTTGAGGTTGAGAACTATACCAAGTCCTTGACACCGATGTCGCTAACGGGCACCCGCTTCACGTGATCATATGCCGCCTGTAACTTGTTGCATTCCACTtgaattgttccccacctcttttggagagaGCAGTCATTTCGGTCGCTGTCAAATCGGTTCTCCCCGTACCGGCGATGCTCATGGAAGTAGCCATGGATCGGGCGGCAGAATGTgcccccttctgctcggcaccttTCAGTGGATCTTGCCCAATGGCCAACCACCCCTCGATGATCATTTTGTCCAATAGCTCCATGTAGCTGCTGGTTCTTTTGCTAACCTGGCGACCTCGaccttgtgcagctgcggcttgtgtgagctcGTCAACGAACAACGGCTCCTTGTCAATGTTCATGGTGTCGGCATTACCAAtgttgtcatcctctatgtcaatgggaggtggcgggGGAGCCTGCTCGGTCGACGGAGGTGGCATGGTGGTCAGCATCGTCGGCGCGtaagacggaggggcctgcatCGTGGCCGCTACCTGCATAGATGGCGGCGCACCGGCCATCGCAGCTGTCGGCAGCTGCCTGGGGGCCTATGAGTGCGCCGCCAgcgcacggttgaggtcaatggacgaaggcgaTGGGCCCGTCATGGATTAGCCCACCTCCGGAGACCCATCCTGTGGCGGGTACAAGAAccgctccgccgacgccatcattTCGGACGCACCGGGCGGGTacccaaacggggcagtcggcGGGGCTGTTGATCGGGGAGGCTGGGTCATGGACGAGCCGAGCTTCCCGCCGAGGCTGTGCCGGCGCCCGTCGCGGCCAGCTGCACGAGCGTGGTGTGGtcgtaaaagagcatggcatgctcttgcatggccttcgccttcgcctccgttTGGAGGAGTTGGAGCTGCTCGGTCGCCCTATGTCGCTCTTCCGCGGCAGCGGCctccctcttccgttggtcgaGCGCCTGCGTCGCACGGCCTGCTTCTTGTTCTAGACCGCCCTCTGCTCCATTGTGAGCTTGGACTtcgccttcttcgccgccgccacgGGCTGCGCGACCACCAGAAcgttcggggcctcctccacgacAGGAGCGACAACGGTCGTGACctcggcctcgtctccgatggtggcggtggcgggagcTTCATCGGCCATCCTCTAGGTTTGGGGGGACTGGACTGGACTGACTGTGTTTTGGGAAGCAGACATGCGGACcaagggaggacgcgagaggCCAGCCCTCGGTGTCCGCGGTCACGCAAACTTGACCCAGATTTAGGTCGGCTTTTGATCATCCCAGACGCCGCAGCCATCCGTTTTCGGGATGCGTCTGCGCACTGAACCACATTTTCGTCCGGTTTGGCTCACTCGGACGCGCGGGCGTGGGATGAGTCGCCCAGATGGCCTGATCCACCCACATATGCCAGCTGTTTTCCATCATGCAAAAATGAACCACCCCAATGAAATCTCACCAGAACAAACTCGTCCATCTCTAAAATCCTAAACATCAGGAGAAAATTGACTTCACAATTCCATCAACTAAACTAGCGACACATTGCTTTGCTATGGAACTCATCGAATAGCAGACACTGAATCGCTCACTTCGGCCACCAGCCTCGCATCTGCTAGGGTTCTTCACAGGGTGAAAAAAAGATAAGAGAGGTGAGGCCAACTGCCTCCAAGAGCGCGGGACTGATCTGCACTAATCCGGTCAGCCCAGGATTCTATTTGATTACGATGCCATGTTAGATTACGTGAAGTGTTGGCACCCTAAACTGGTGAAGTGGCCATGGTCAAGTAGTGAAAACCTGATACTCAGCAGCGAGGATCAACGTGGATCGGTTTATCAAGATGAGGGGCCAAAGCAAGTCAAGGTTCAATTTAGACACTGGCCAAAGTTAATATGGACTTTTTCCAAGAGACTGAAATAGAAAAGAATGAAAGATTACCAAACCACATAACACCTTCCTCATCAATATCATGCAATCACTGTGCAGAAACAGAACATACATCAGGTTCTAGGTTCTGAAACTAAGTCAAGTACAAAATGAAACCTTACTCTAGCCATACACATTTGTCCTCTAGTAGTTTCTCCTAAATCAAGCCACCGTTGCCATACAAAATCAATTGTCCTCAAGTTGTTTCCCCTACAACTAAAAACGAAGAACGCACAGATATCAATATCTTTACTTATACCACCCACCAAATGAACTCCCGGGTATAAGCTCCTTGCAGCACCACCCCTTTTCCATATTGTCTTCTCTACATAGAGAAGTCCAGGGGTCCAAACACAGAGTACACAAGGTAATCAGTGAAAACATGCATCAACCCTTTTCAGGTTGTGCTCTCTACATAGAGAAGTCCAGGGGGCCAGGTGCAGGGTAGTTTGTCGAAGCATCATCCCCTTCCAGCGCAGGCCTGACCTTCTTTGGTGACAGCCGGTCCATTACCGTCTCCTTCACAGAGGAGACCTTTTCCTTGACGGATGCGAAGGTATCTTGAAGCTTCCCTTTAAGAAGAATGGCTCCGGCCCCCAAGGAAACACCAGCTGTAACCATATGCTCTTGAATCTTTTTGGCCAAGTTGTAAACGCGGCCAGGCATGCCCTCCAGTTTCTCTAGCATCTGTACAGAGGTTAAGAGAAAGAATCAATAAATTATCACACAATACTAGATACTCTACAGTACGTGCTTTTTCAGCTGAATGTAGTCAAAGCGATAATTAGCATCATTGATCAACCAAAACAAAATGTATCATGTTAACGCAGCACAAGAGAAACTGCTGAAGTTAATACATACAGAAAGTAACGACAAATATATTGTATCACAGCCGCTCACCCAAAACAAGAGCAAAATGGGCCCAGTTTGCTTTGACCACAGGGAGAACATAGATATCTTACTAACCTGCTTTGTTTTTATATTGCAAACGGGGAAGCAGATACGAAAGGCTCTATGAATGGATATTTTATATATAGCTGATTTAGTGAAGAATCAAAGAGGGGAAGGCTGGCATAATGGACAAAGAGACATAAACTGTTTTGAGGAATCTATAGAATGGCAAGACTCCTTTCAGCAAGCAGTGGAGTCACAAATGATATCTGACTATTCACAAATCAACAATTTCTGGCAGTTAATAAAACATACCTCCACGTTAGCCTCAAGGTCTTCAAATGCTTCACGAATATCGCTTGAGTTTGTCTGAAAAATGGGGCAATATTAGATCACATGCATAATAAAGTAAGACGATGACAGAAAATCTTCTGCAGGTGACACTTGAACTGCATGCATAGCACTATAGCAGAAGGCGATGGCACAAGCAAATTGATTGGATACTGAAGTATTACAGCATCCTTTAGAATCGAATAAATAACTGTAAGCTCTACATTCTGAAGACACCCAATCAAGTGTTATGCTGTAAGCCCTACCAAGGGTAACAACAGGATACTTCCTCGGTCAAACACAATCGACAAACGACTTTGCGCCGACATCCAGCTACAACACGAAGCGTTAAGGCGCTGACATGTATGCTAAAACCGAACCGCCTCGCTCGAGCAACCACAGGCCAGCAGAACCCTGTGAGCTTAGAGCAGCAAGCATGAAGCGGACAGCACCTACAGGAATTTTGGTGGACAAGCAACCACAACATGATAACCAGCAGAAGCTCATAGAAACTTTTCATGGCAAAGCATAAGCGTGGCAACACGTTACCTAGGTCAAGTGACGAGTACTAAAATGTATAAACAGCACTGCAAGGGAAGGCAAGTTAAGCGGTAAAGAGTTGCGTCCTCCGATCCTGATTTGCCTACTAGTATCTCGATAGGCTCCTACTATCCAACGACCCCCATGTACAAAATGAGACCAGCCAAGGAAGGTAGCAACTGGCACACGACAGAAATCCCCAAAATAAGCTGCATCATCCCAGCAAAGTCACTGGAGCATATCATGAACGCCACACGGCAGGTGCCACCGAACCTGCCCCCAGATATCAATCAAGCTACAGGTTGACACAGCAGTTCGCAGAACACAAGCAGTTAATGGTAGTGAACTTTTCAACAGAACCATTTTTTCTTTTGCAGCACTTCTCACAGAACCACGTTCAAACAGAGACTGTGACTAGCCATTGTCAATACTAAGCCAGGATAAAAGGTTAGAGCTCCAAAACTAAATGCAATACCATATGTAATGCAGGACAGCAATACTATTGACTCCAAAACTATATATATTGCGAATTTATTGTGAATTATAGCTATGCAATACCATATAAAGCACGACAACGTTGCCAACTTTCTGCTATACCAGAAATGAAACACTACTGTCCTGTAGTTTCTCTCATACCTCATGACAGATTCAAGTACCCAGATTATGTAAAAACACTGGTAGAAGTAAAATAAGACTAACTAAATCAGGCATTCCTGTACCGTACAACGACCCTCAGTAATCAGATGCACAATAAATAAGAGAAGCAATGTCGCCAGATTAGTAAATAAAAACTACCCCACGATAGGATAAGATAAGCCCACGCGCACCATTACCAGCCTACTCAAGAAGATTAAGTTACCAGATCAAGCAAACAATTAGAACAATA contains:
- the LOC124663809 gene encoding uncharacterized protein LOC124663809 codes for the protein MASLLRMLLARYRESVLGRPYGGVPGGDGARRGARGPRSGRASGGDAAGRGRSREGRRADSAGGGRRQRQRGDDGRAAESESSGEQERSFWSRIRERLRGTNSSDIREAFEDLEANVEMLEKLEGMPGRVYNLAKKIQEHMVTAGVSLGAGAILLKGKLQDTFASVKEKVSSVKETVMDRLSPKKVRPALEGDDASTNYPAPGPLDFSM